In Paenibacillus sp. FSL M7-0420, a single genomic region encodes these proteins:
- a CDS encoding bifunctional 2',3'-cyclic-nucleotide 2'-phosphodiesterase/3'-nucleotidase, whose translation MGERRWNKPIASLLATTVLAAQMLGGVFNVPVLAAGKAEASPVINPGTINLRLMSTTDVHTNVYGWDYFKGAASATVGLDRTSTLVKTARSEAEGEYNLLLDNGDLIQGTPLGTYMAQVSDFRESEDQIHPIIAAMNLMGYDAATFGNHEFNYGLDYLDRTVKGNVNSATYKESTGAKFPYVNANIYNVSDNNNTFEPYKIIDKEVKDSNGNTVTIKVGLLGLVTPQIMEWDKVNLEQKVIAKDIVETAKKFVPEMKTAGADVIVAMTHSGFDAAAAEGTGAENVINLLSKVPGIDAITFSHTHKVFPTNGVDSALDASFKDPSTKKPYNNGVAKVDNVNGHINGTPAVQAGYGGGYLGLIDLKIAQNSSGKWTVDKAVSKASTRSIAGAAIDTAIDDLAGAAHQATIDYVNQPLGVTTTPMNSYFALVQDDPTVQLVTYAQQQYVSNLIHTNENLADYRNLPILSVGAPFKAGRNGPEEYTDIKKGSLTIASASDLYLYDNTLKAIVVNGETVKNWVEMSAGAFNRIKPSISTPQPLLNSAFAVFNFDVIDGIKYTIDVTRPAKYMPDGTLVDKSYSRVTSITYNDQPLNLEDKFVVVTNNYRASGGGNFPGVKGANMIIDSQMENRQVLMDYIKEAGTVDPTADNNWSIAPIEGNVTVTFPSSPKAAAVAPANITATGTQDVNKFEIYNLDLKKAPPVPTGDVEVHLLGINDFHGQLDTTSVVNGEAVGTAATLAAYLKEARAKYEHSLLFHNGDSVGASAPVSSLERDKPTMEWMNLMKFDVGTLGNHEFDQGVEAMKAQIYGGKDPKNEKVVHNGADFDYINANAVDSTTGKPIITPYVVKEVGGVKIGFIGVVTKATPSKVSPAGTAGVKFLSAEEEVAAIEKYAAELNAQGVKTIVVLAHDPATTKVDPVTKKNVSTGEAVDLANALPANSPVDVIVAGDNHGYANDTVNGKLIVQAYSYGTAFEDIKLVIDGATGTVKSKTATVTNTVQSKITPDAETKALVDYYLSRHPELTQPVGTTDGTITRTDAYTKESALGNLIADAMRSADFEDGSTVPADFAFMNPGGIRADLPKGNVAFGDLAKIQPFGNTLVKLTLTGQQIKTLLQQQWAVKADGTADTKTLQISGLKYTANMYLPVAERVANLTKTDGTPIEMSKSYTAVVNNFMAAGGDNYKVLTEASASLAGPIDLNVFYEYIVKTFNGGAITAAIEGRITNVEKDPGTATPSPSSTPGTGYNPGPVVTATPKPTATPSATPAASATPAPVATPAPTATPAVPVVAFKDLGKVAWAADAINVLAAKGIIKGMDGTNFAPMKSVTRAEFVTMLVRSLDLSNSASPAKFSDVKQGVWYSGTIAAAVNAGLVKGSGNGKFEPGREITREEMAIMIANALKGQLQPVDAATLNKFTDKGKIAPYAQQAVAQLTQMGIVNGVDAKQFAPKSMANRAQAAVIIFRMLENKAS comes from the coding sequence ATGGGAGAGAGAAGATGGAACAAGCCGATAGCTTCTTTATTGGCTACCACAGTTCTGGCAGCACAGATGCTGGGCGGAGTATTCAATGTTCCTGTGCTGGCGGCAGGAAAGGCTGAGGCTTCTCCGGTGATTAATCCGGGAACCATTAATTTACGCTTGATGAGCACCACTGATGTTCATACGAATGTATATGGATGGGACTATTTCAAGGGTGCCGCCTCCGCGACTGTAGGTCTGGACCGTACTTCAACCTTGGTAAAGACTGCACGCAGTGAAGCAGAGGGCGAGTACAACCTTTTGCTGGATAATGGCGATTTAATTCAAGGAACACCGCTGGGAACGTATATGGCCCAAGTGTCTGATTTCAGGGAAAGTGAAGACCAGATTCATCCGATCATCGCAGCTATGAACCTGATGGGTTATGATGCAGCAACCTTTGGCAATCATGAATTCAATTATGGTTTGGATTATCTGGACCGGACCGTTAAAGGCAATGTAAACAGCGCAACTTATAAGGAGTCTACGGGAGCGAAGTTCCCTTATGTGAATGCAAATATTTATAATGTGTCCGATAATAATAATACATTTGAACCTTATAAAATCATCGATAAAGAGGTAAAGGACAGCAACGGCAACACCGTTACCATTAAAGTCGGCCTCCTGGGTCTGGTTACTCCTCAGATCATGGAGTGGGACAAGGTGAACCTGGAGCAAAAGGTTATTGCCAAAGATATTGTGGAAACGGCGAAGAAGTTTGTTCCTGAAATGAAGACGGCTGGTGCGGACGTTATCGTCGCCATGACTCATTCCGGGTTCGACGCTGCTGCCGCAGAAGGAACCGGAGCAGAGAATGTCATTAACCTGCTGAGCAAGGTTCCCGGCATTGATGCCATTACTTTCTCGCATACCCACAAGGTATTCCCGACGAACGGCGTTGACAGCGCGCTGGATGCGTCCTTCAAAGATCCGTCCACCAAGAAACCTTACAATAATGGTGTAGCTAAGGTAGATAACGTTAACGGACACATCAATGGGACTCCGGCAGTACAAGCAGGCTATGGCGGTGGTTACCTGGGCCTTATCGATCTGAAAATCGCCCAGAACAGCAGCGGCAAGTGGACAGTAGACAAAGCAGTCTCCAAGGCTTCTACGCGCTCTATTGCTGGCGCAGCCATTGACACTGCTATTGACGATCTTGCCGGAGCAGCACATCAAGCTACGATTGATTATGTGAATCAACCGCTTGGTGTAACAACTACGCCGATGAACAGCTACTTTGCATTGGTTCAGGATGATCCGACAGTCCAGCTCGTAACCTATGCCCAGCAGCAGTATGTATCTAACTTGATTCATACGAACGAGAATCTGGCCGACTATAGAAACCTGCCGATCCTGAGCGTTGGTGCGCCATTCAAGGCTGGACGCAACGGCCCTGAGGAGTATACAGACATTAAGAAAGGCAGTCTTACGATTGCCAGCGCAAGCGATTTGTACTTGTATGACAACACACTCAAGGCGATTGTTGTTAACGGTGAAACCGTCAAGAATTGGGTAGAGATGAGCGCAGGAGCGTTCAACCGTATCAAGCCATCCATCTCCACCCCCCAGCCGCTTTTGAATTCAGCATTTGCTGTATTCAATTTCGATGTGATTGACGGGATCAAATATACAATTGATGTTACCCGTCCTGCTAAATACATGCCTGATGGAACGCTTGTCGATAAGTCTTACAGCCGGGTAACCTCCATTACTTACAACGACCAGCCGCTGAACCTAGAGGATAAGTTCGTGGTCGTTACCAACAACTACCGTGCAAGCGGCGGCGGGAACTTCCCGGGTGTCAAAGGCGCTAACATGATCATTGATTCCCAGATGGAGAACCGCCAGGTGCTGATGGATTACATCAAGGAAGCGGGAACCGTTGATCCTACCGCAGACAACAACTGGTCGATTGCACCTATTGAAGGCAATGTTACTGTAACATTCCCGTCTTCACCCAAAGCAGCAGCAGTCGCTCCTGCAAACATTACTGCTACGGGAACTCAAGATGTCAATAAATTTGAAATCTACAACCTTGATTTGAAAAAAGCTCCTCCAGTCCCAACGGGAGATGTTGAAGTCCATCTGCTGGGCATTAATGACTTCCACGGCCAACTGGACACTACCTCGGTGGTGAACGGAGAAGCTGTAGGAACGGCGGCTACACTTGCAGCTTATTTGAAGGAAGCCCGTGCCAAATATGAGCATTCGCTGCTGTTCCATAACGGCGATTCTGTGGGCGCATCCGCTCCGGTATCTTCGCTGGAACGCGACAAGCCTACAATGGAATGGATGAACCTCATGAAGTTCGACGTCGGCACCCTGGGCAACCATGAATTTGACCAAGGTGTTGAGGCGATGAAGGCTCAAATCTATGGCGGTAAAGACCCTAAGAATGAGAAAGTCGTCCATAACGGCGCGGATTTCGATTATATCAATGCCAACGCAGTAGACAGTACTACTGGCAAACCTATTATCACTCCTTATGTAGTAAAAGAAGTTGGCGGCGTGAAAATTGGCTTCATCGGAGTGGTGACCAAAGCAACGCCAAGCAAAGTATCGCCAGCCGGTACAGCCGGTGTGAAATTCCTGAGTGCCGAGGAAGAGGTCGCGGCGATTGAGAAATATGCGGCCGAGCTGAATGCTCAAGGCGTCAAGACGATCGTAGTGCTTGCCCATGATCCGGCAACAACCAAGGTTGATCCGGTTACCAAAAAGAATGTATCCACCGGCGAAGCTGTAGATCTGGCTAATGCGCTTCCTGCCAATTCCCCGGTTGATGTCATCGTAGCCGGAGACAACCATGGCTATGCCAATGATACGGTGAACGGTAAGCTGATCGTTCAGGCTTACTCTTACGGAACGGCTTTCGAAGACATCAAGCTGGTGATTGACGGAGCTACAGGTACAGTGAAGAGTAAAACAGCTACTGTAACGAACACGGTTCAGAGTAAAATCACACCGGATGCCGAAACCAAGGCGTTGGTGGACTACTATCTGAGTCGGCACCCTGAGCTGACTCAGCCTGTAGGAACTACTGACGGTACAATTACCCGTACAGATGCCTACACTAAGGAATCAGCATTGGGTAATCTGATTGCAGATGCGATGCGCAGCGCTGATTTCGAAGACGGTTCTACGGTTCCTGCTGATTTCGCCTTCATGAACCCGGGCGGTATCCGTGCGGATCTTCCGAAGGGTAATGTAGCGTTCGGCGATCTGGCGAAGATTCAGCCATTCGGCAACACGCTGGTGAAGCTGACGCTTACCGGTCAGCAGATCAAGACTCTGCTGCAGCAGCAATGGGCGGTTAAGGCTGACGGCACCGCAGACACGAAGACACTGCAAATCTCAGGTCTGAAATATACAGCCAACATGTATCTGCCGGTTGCAGAGCGTGTGGCTAACCTGACCAAGACAGACGGAACACCTATTGAAATGTCGAAGAGCTACACGGCTGTAGTCAATAATTTCATGGCTGCGGGCGGCGATAATTACAAGGTATTGACTGAGGCGAGCGCCTCGCTGGCCGGACCGATTGACCTGAATGTATTCTATGAATATATCGTCAAAACATTCAACGGCGGTGCGATCACGGCTGCCATTGAAGGCCGGATCACTAATGTGGAGAAAGACCCTGGAACAGCTACTCCTAGTCCTAGCTCTACCCCTGGTACTGGATATAACCCGGGACCGGTTGTAACAGCAACGCCTAAGCCGACAGCTACACCATCGGCTACGCCAGCAGCCTCTGCTACACCAGCTCCTGTGGCTACACCGGCACCTACAGCAACTCCTGCTGTACCTGTTGTAGCCTTCAAGGATCTGGGCAAGGTAGCCTGGGCCGCAGATGCCATTAATGTATTGGCAGCCAAAGGCATTATCAAAGGAATGGACGGCACAAACTTTGCACCCATGAAAAGTGTAACCCGTGCAGAATTCGTAACCATGCTGGTTCGTTCACTTGATTTGAGCAATTCGGCTTCACCTGCGAAATTCAGCGATGTGAAGCAGGGAGTCTGGTACTCGGGTACGATTGCTGCGGCTGTCAATGCAGGTCTTGTAAAAGGCTCCGGCAACGGTAAATTCGAGCCGGGCCGTGAGATTACCCGCGAGGAAATGGCGATTATGATCGCGAATGCCCTTAAGGGTCAGCTGCAGCCGGTTGATGCTGCAACGTTGAACAAATTCACGGATAAGGGCAAGATTGCCCCTTACGCTCAGCAGGCAGTGGCACAGCTGACTCAGATGGGTATCGTCAACGGTGTGGATGCCAAGCAGTTCGCACCGAAGAGTATGGCTAACCGTGCCCAGGCTGCGGTCATTATCTTCCGTATGCTGGAGAACAAAGCTTCATAA
- a CDS encoding sensor histidine kinase, with translation MGIFSNTKWMLLVYFLLSGGVTAGLMYAGTCLGYIQVVDTRMWIYLCLGIVLFTVIIGYIAGQRIQRRIDHLDLNMLQVAKGNMSVRMPESEDQSFARVYHEFNIMMDTVEKKMKRLQQLGEQEVIEKEQAAESAVLEERRRMARDLHDTVSQQLFAIHMSASSLPKVLERSAEHGQTVMDQLISMSQMAQKQMRALIAQLRPVELEGRNLFEALEKWFPDYCRQNGLKGVKELELQGELSEAIEHQLFLIIQESMANIVKHAGARVVSLSLREVPRQVVLSISDDGQGFEHVQHKQGSYGLTTMRERAEKLGGQVEIISRRGAGTTIRVHIPKFVQETEADSEEA, from the coding sequence ATGGGGATCTTCAGTAATACCAAGTGGATGCTGCTGGTGTATTTCCTGCTGAGCGGCGGGGTAACGGCGGGGCTGATGTATGCCGGGACATGTCTGGGCTATATTCAGGTGGTGGATACCCGGATGTGGATCTACCTGTGTCTGGGCATTGTATTGTTCACAGTCATCATCGGCTACATCGCCGGTCAGCGGATTCAGCGGCGGATCGATCATCTGGATCTGAATATGCTGCAGGTGGCCAAGGGGAATATGTCGGTGCGGATGCCGGAGAGCGAGGACCAGTCTTTCGCACGTGTCTACCACGAGTTCAACATCATGATGGATACGGTGGAGAAGAAGATGAAGCGGCTCCAGCAGCTCGGGGAGCAGGAAGTGATCGAGAAGGAACAGGCAGCGGAGAGCGCGGTACTGGAAGAGCGCAGGCGTATGGCCCGGGATCTGCATGATACGGTGAGCCAGCAGCTGTTCGCTATTCACATGTCAGCCTCTTCGCTGCCTAAAGTGCTTGAGCGCAGCGCAGAGCACGGGCAGACGGTGATGGATCAGCTGATCAGCATGTCCCAGATGGCACAGAAGCAGATGAGGGCGCTGATCGCACAGCTGCGTCCGGTGGAGCTGGAGGGGCGCAATCTGTTCGAGGCACTGGAGAAGTGGTTCCCGGATTACTGCCGCCAGAACGGGCTCAAAGGGGTGAAGGAGCTTGAGCTTCAGGGTGAGCTGTCCGAAGCGATTGAGCATCAGCTGTTCCTGATTATTCAGGAATCGATGGCGAATATCGTGAAGCATGCCGGTGCACGGGTGGTCAGTCTGTCCCTGCGGGAGGTGCCGCGCCAGGTGGTGCTGAGCATCAGCGATGACGGTCAGGGCTTCGAGCATGTGCAGCACAAGCAAGGCTCCTACGGGCTCACGACCATGCGTGAGCGTGCCGAGAAGCTCGGCGGTCAGGTCGAGATTATCAGCCGCAGGGGAGCGGGAACGACGATCCGTGTACATATTCCAAAGTTTGTCCAAGAGACTGAGGCCGATTCTGAAGAGGCTTGA
- the thrS gene encoding threonine--tRNA ligase translates to MSVNIKLPDGSVREYADGSSIDDVAASISSGLRKNAAAGKLNGIVVDLSTPLQEGDLVEIVTLDSPEGLEVMRHSTAHLMAQAVRRLFGTKEVKLGVGPVIEDGFYYDMDLEHPLNPEDLLKIEKEMDRIVSENLPIVRHEVSRGEALERFGELGDPYKLELIEALPEDSVITIYEQGEFFDLCRGPHLPSTAKIKVFKLMNVAGAYWRGDSKNKMLQRVYGTAWIKKAQLDEHLRLLEEAKKRDHRKLGKELEIFTFNQLVGQGLPIWLPKGAKLRSILERYIVDLEASLGYQHVYTPVLGNVELYKTSGHWEHYQEDMFPKMTIDNEEFVLRPMNCPHHMMIYKSSMHSYRDLPIRIAELGIQHRYEMSGALTGLHRVRSMTLNDSHIFCRLDQIKSEFIRVLELIKQVYSDFGIEDYRFRLSYRDPKDTEKYYANDEMWETAQRMLREVVEEAGLPFYEAEGEAAFYGPKLDVQIKTVLGKEETLSTVQIDFLLPERFELEYVGDDGQKHRPVVLHRGILGTMERFVAFLLENFAGSLPLWLSPQQVKIIPVSSAFDEYAKEVEAKLLKSGIRAEVDLRNEKMGYKIREAQLEKLPYMFVVGENEMNAGSVSIRKRGEGDIGARPLQEAIDSLAQEIAGRVI, encoded by the coding sequence ATGTCAGTAAATATTAAGCTTCCGGACGGATCGGTCCGGGAATACGCAGACGGCAGCAGCATTGATGATGTAGCCGCCTCTATCAGCAGCGGACTGCGCAAGAACGCCGCAGCAGGCAAGCTCAACGGGATTGTCGTAGACCTGTCAACACCGCTGCAGGAAGGCGATCTGGTAGAGATCGTAACTCTGGATTCGCCGGAAGGTCTCGAAGTGATGCGCCACAGTACAGCTCACCTGATGGCGCAGGCAGTAAGACGCCTGTTCGGCACCAAGGAAGTGAAGCTTGGAGTAGGTCCTGTGATCGAAGACGGCTTCTATTATGATATGGACCTGGAGCATCCGCTCAATCCCGAGGATCTGCTGAAGATCGAGAAGGAAATGGACCGCATCGTCTCGGAGAATCTGCCGATTGTCCGCCATGAGGTCAGCCGGGGGGAAGCACTGGAGCGCTTCGGCGAGCTGGGTGATCCTTACAAGCTGGAGCTGATTGAAGCTCTGCCGGAAGACAGTGTCATCACCATCTATGAGCAGGGCGAATTCTTCGACCTTTGCCGTGGCCCGCATTTGCCGTCTACTGCCAAGATCAAGGTATTCAAGCTGATGAATGTGGCCGGGGCTTACTGGCGCGGGGACAGCAAGAACAAGATGCTGCAGCGTGTCTACGGCACAGCCTGGATCAAGAAGGCACAGCTGGATGAGCATCTGCGCCTGCTGGAGGAAGCGAAGAAGCGCGACCACCGGAAGCTGGGCAAGGAGCTGGAGATTTTCACCTTCAACCAGTTAGTTGGACAAGGCCTGCCAATCTGGCTGCCTAAGGGCGCGAAGCTGCGCAGTATTCTGGAGCGTTATATTGTGGATCTGGAAGCAAGCCTCGGATACCAGCATGTCTACACTCCTGTACTCGGGAACGTAGAGCTGTACAAGACTTCCGGCCACTGGGAGCACTACCAGGAAGATATGTTCCCTAAGATGACTATCGATAACGAAGAGTTCGTGCTCCGCCCGATGAACTGCCCGCATCATATGATGATCTACAAGAGCTCGATGCACAGCTACCGCGATCTGCCGATCCGTATTGCCGAGCTCGGGATTCAGCACCGTTATGAAATGTCGGGAGCCTTGACAGGTTTGCACCGTGTGCGTTCCATGACGCTGAATGATTCGCATATTTTCTGCCGTCTGGACCAGATCAAGAGCGAGTTCATCCGCGTGCTGGAATTAATTAAGCAGGTATACAGTGACTTCGGGATTGAAGATTACCGGTTCCGCCTCTCTTACCGTGATCCTAAGGATACTGAGAAATATTATGCCAACGACGAGATGTGGGAGACTGCACAGCGTATGCTGCGTGAGGTAGTCGAAGAAGCCGGTCTGCCGTTCTACGAAGCTGAAGGCGAAGCGGCCTTCTATGGTCCGAAGCTTGATGTGCAGATTAAGACTGTACTCGGTAAAGAAGAGACACTCTCGACCGTACAGATTGACTTCCTGCTGCCGGAGCGCTTTGAGCTGGAATATGTCGGCGACGACGGCCAGAAGCACCGCCCGGTGGTCCTGCACCGCGGGATTCTGGGAACGATGGAACGGTTCGTAGCCTTCCTGCTGGAGAACTTTGCCGGTTCACTGCCGCTGTGGCTGTCCCCGCAGCAGGTGAAGATTATCCCGGTCTCGTCAGCCTTCGACGAATATGCGAAGGAAGTAGAAGCGAAGCTGCTGAAGAGCGGCATCCGTGCGGAAGTGGACTTACGCAATGAGAAGATGGGCTACAAGATCCGTGAAGCTCAGCTTGAGAAGCTGCCATACATGTTCGTTGTCGGCGAGAACGAGATGAATGCGGGCAGCGTATCGATCCGCAAACGCGGCGAAGGCGACATCGGCGCCCGTCCGCTGCAAGAAGCCATTGATTCGCTTGCCCAGGAAATTGCCGGACGTGTAATCTAA
- the liaF gene encoding cell wall-active antibiotics response protein LiaF, with the protein MKRRFTSQVLGGLLLIGLGGMFLLRQMGYTDFSLGSLISTYWPVILIVMGIKRFLAPDEEHSRFSATLGGFIYLAIGVFFLGRNLDWFYYSASDFFKMLIPLMLIGGGLSVIFRPRRNTPPIPPAPPSPPGYYPPGPGKSPLDTAPPAPLESTLDQQFEQKFGKPAGSEDRNWNDYLHKDEEDADGNPLHASSDTRWQEKQERQGRRRQERQERQARRHGEWHEEFQDSGHDKDATNRSAFIGDVHMGKEHFQLKRTNISQFIGDTVLDLTNAQIPYGETKINISAFVGDIKVYIPDDMDLGVAVTGSSFIGDMQVLEQSRSGFMSNVQCKTPYYKESGKKVRINVSCFIGDVKVKTVG; encoded by the coding sequence ATGAAACGAAGGTTCACCAGCCAGGTACTCGGAGGCCTGCTCCTCATCGGTCTTGGGGGAATGTTCCTGCTCCGGCAGATGGGCTACACGGATTTCAGTCTGGGTTCACTGATCTCCACCTATTGGCCGGTTATTCTGATCGTGATGGGAATCAAACGGTTTTTGGCTCCGGATGAGGAGCACTCCAGATTCTCGGCAACACTCGGCGGGTTCATCTATTTGGCCATCGGGGTGTTTTTCCTGGGAAGGAATTTAGACTGGTTCTACTACTCGGCAAGCGATTTCTTCAAAATGCTCATTCCGCTCATGCTGATCGGCGGCGGATTGTCCGTCATCTTCAGGCCGCGGCGCAATACTCCGCCTATACCTCCGGCACCGCCTTCACCGCCGGGCTACTACCCGCCTGGACCCGGCAAGAGTCCGCTGGATACAGCACCGCCTGCTCCACTGGAATCTACGCTCGATCAGCAGTTCGAGCAAAAATTCGGCAAGCCGGCTGGCAGCGAGGACCGGAACTGGAATGATTATCTGCATAAGGATGAGGAGGACGCAGACGGTAACCCGCTGCATGCCTCGTCAGATACCCGCTGGCAGGAGAAGCAAGAGCGGCAGGGGCGCAGACGCCAGGAGCGTCAGGAACGGCAGGCCCGCCGTCACGGCGAATGGCATGAGGAGTTTCAGGATTCCGGGCATGATAAGGATGCGACGAACCGTTCGGCTTTTATCGGCGATGTGCATATGGGCAAGGAACATTTTCAACTGAAGCGGACCAACATTTCGCAGTTCATCGGGGATACGGTGCTGGATCTGACCAATGCGCAGATTCCTTACGGCGAGACCAAGATTAATATCTCTGCTTTTGTCGGCGATATTAAAGTGTACATTCCAGACGATATGGATCTGGGTGTGGCTGTGACCGGCAGCTCGTTCATCGGTGACATGCAGGTGCTGGAGCAGTCGCGCAGCGGGTTCATGAGCAATGTACAATGCAAGACACCATATTACAAGGAATCCGGCAAGAAGGTCCGTATCAATGTCAGCTGCTTCATCGGCGACGTTAAAGTGAAAACGGTGGGTTAA
- a CDS encoding ROK family protein gives MRIANANLMKEINLNHVRQVMKRMETATKPQLAARTKLSVVTVNSLVKELSELGELFEDLVVPSNGGRPAQTYRFNYDFSLALVMYVTEKAGKVLISATVINLKDDILMKDEHIIPVFERDFCYTIIEHALSQYPSIKVIGIGIPGQAVNGEIKVSSLRELTGSRLIEEIESRFGLPILVENDVNAAISGYCMKHSEGEEQYLLGLYFPNGYPPGMGIYLHGSILKGNQGMSGEVKFLPDMPEWSLEMTPDIFIAATCRILQTVNAVLAPDRIVIYQDRVEDSVWTSAWTAYQLQHPMPVYPEVVLQHTFQEDFENGLRRLTLKELEPEPV, from the coding sequence ATCCGAATAGCAAACGCTAATTTGATGAAGGAAATTAACCTGAATCATGTGCGCCAGGTGATGAAACGTATGGAGACGGCTACAAAACCCCAGCTGGCTGCACGGACCAAGCTAAGTGTAGTAACTGTGAACTCATTAGTTAAGGAGCTGTCCGAGTTAGGGGAGTTGTTTGAAGACCTGGTGGTGCCTTCCAACGGGGGCAGACCCGCACAGACCTATCGCTTTAATTACGATTTCAGCCTCGCGTTGGTGATGTACGTGACAGAAAAAGCGGGAAAGGTACTGATCTCCGCCACAGTTATCAATTTGAAGGACGATATTCTGATGAAGGATGAGCATATTATCCCGGTTTTCGAAAGAGATTTTTGCTATACAATCATTGAACATGCCCTGAGCCAGTACCCTTCCATCAAGGTCATTGGCATAGGTATTCCGGGACAGGCGGTAAACGGTGAAATTAAAGTCAGCAGTCTCCGGGAACTGACGGGCTCCCGGTTGATAGAAGAGATTGAATCCCGGTTTGGACTGCCTATCCTGGTGGAGAATGATGTGAATGCCGCGATCAGCGGATATTGCATGAAGCATAGCGAAGGCGAAGAGCAATATTTACTGGGTCTTTACTTTCCGAACGGGTACCCGCCGGGTATGGGGATCTACCTGCACGGCAGCATCCTGAAAGGAAATCAGGGGATGTCAGGAGAGGTAAAGTTCCTTCCCGATATGCCTGAGTGGAGCCTGGAGATGACCCCGGACATATTCATAGCTGCAACCTGCAGGATCTTACAGACGGTGAATGCTGTTCTGGCCCCGGATAGAATTGTCATCTATCAGGACAGAGTGGAGGATTCCGTCTGGACATCGGCCTGGACAGCCTATCAGCTTCAGCACCCCATGCCTGTTTATCCGGAAGTCGTCTTACAGCATACCTTTCAGGAAGATTTCGAGAACGGTCTGCGCAGGCTGACCCTGAAGGAGCTAGAGCCGGAGCCCGTTTAG
- a CDS encoding 3D domain-containing protein, protein MLTAAGIFPDYARKSVQARGMEDTAGQHGSSIQKQSPVDRQQAGSASRLGGSSRAVQPDAADKAAKPEVQAAKPKNAVKAPGSVPVAAPAPEQIITSLKVMATGYTAGYESTGKTAKHPEYGITYSGVKVRRDKNAVSTIAADPKVLPLGSILYIPGYGYGIVADTGSAIKGRKIDLYFSTTKQVYKEWGKKSVVVQVIKRGDGKCTESMLKSLGHAIQTYNAVPQYLLEEAI, encoded by the coding sequence ATGCTGACCGCTGCCGGGATCTTCCCGGACTACGCGCGGAAGTCAGTCCAGGCGAGAGGGATGGAGGACACTGCAGGGCAGCATGGAAGTAGCATACAGAAGCAGTCACCCGTTGATCGTCAGCAGGCAGGCTCAGCATCCCGTCTTGGAGGCTCTTCAAGAGCCGTACAGCCGGATGCCGCAGACAAAGCTGCTAAGCCAGAGGTACAGGCAGCTAAGCCTAAGAATGCTGTCAAAGCACCCGGCTCGGTACCGGTAGCCGCTCCGGCTCCAGAGCAGATTATCACCTCGCTGAAAGTAATGGCGACCGGCTATACAGCCGGATACGAATCCACAGGCAAGACCGCGAAGCATCCGGAGTACGGGATTACGTATTCAGGAGTGAAGGTACGGCGGGACAAGAATGCGGTATCCACGATTGCAGCGGACCCGAAGGTGCTGCCGCTGGGAAGTATTTTATATATACCGGGTTACGGATATGGCATTGTGGCCGATACCGGATCGGCAATCAAAGGGCGCAAGATCGATCTCTACTTCAGCACCACCAAGCAGGTCTACAAAGAATGGGGCAAGAAGTCAGTCGTGGTTCAAGTGATTAAGCGCGGCGACGGCAAATGCACAGAAAGTATGCTGAAGAGCCTTGGCCACGCCATTCAGACTTATAATGCGGTTCCGCAATATTTGCTGGAAGAAGCTATTTAG
- a CDS encoding response regulator transcription factor: protein MSLIRVLLVDDHDMVRMGLKTYLMLEPMFEVIGEAANGHEALAMLRELGQEALPDLVLMDLMMPVMNGAETTRAVLAEFPGLKIVILTSFLEDDLVVDAIEAGAVSYVLKTVSAEELIYALQGAYRGMPVMTGDVSQALTRGIRQRTVQGDSSGLTEREKEVLLLIAEGKTNKDIGEELHISIKTVKTHVSNLLMKCELDDRTQLAIYAHRKGWAQG from the coding sequence ATGAGTCTCATAAGAGTACTGCTTGTAGATGATCACGATATGGTGAGGATGGGCCTCAAAACCTATCTGATGCTGGAGCCGATGTTTGAAGTGATTGGAGAAGCAGCCAACGGGCATGAAGCGCTGGCGATGCTGCGTGAGCTGGGACAGGAGGCGCTGCCGGATCTGGTGCTGATGGATCTGATGATGCCGGTAATGAACGGGGCTGAGACTACCCGCGCGGTCCTGGCCGAATTCCCCGGGCTCAAAATTGTCATCCTTACCAGCTTCCTGGAGGACGATCTGGTGGTCGATGCAATTGAAGCAGGAGCTGTCAGCTATGTGCTTAAGACCGTCTCGGCGGAAGAGCTGATCTACGCGCTGCAAGGCGCCTATCGCGGCATGCCGGTGATGACCGGTGATGTGTCGCAGGCACTGACACGCGGTATCCGCCAGCGCACGGTCCAGGGCGACTCCTCCGGCTTGACCGAGCGGGAGAAGGAAGTGCTGCTGCTGATCGCTGAGGGCAAGACGAATAAGGATATCGGCGAGGAGCTGCATATCAGCATCAAGACCGTGAAGACCCATGTCAGCAACCTGCTGATGAAATGTGAGCTGGACGACCGCACCCAGCTGGCGATCTACGCCCACCGCAAGGGCTGGGCGCAGGGGTAG